In the genome of bacterium, the window GGAGCAGGAGCAGACAAAGGATATTCGGGAAGGGTTGCTGCTGCTTTATCCCCGGTATATCTTTTTGGCGGAAAATCTCTCGTCAGCGGAAATTTTCGATCTGGATGAGGGCGCATGCTTTATGTGCTGGCCCGGGAACATCTGCATATTGTGAGCACCACTGCTTTGGAACATTCCGTGGATGTTGAGATTTTGGAACCTACTCGAAAAATCCTTACGACAGAACATCTGGTGCAAGGTGATCACGGCCGGATACTGATATTGGTTTTGAAAAATCTGATCACCAATGCGCAGCGCGCCATTAGCCGCAAAGCCGCCGCCATGCCGGAGGAATTGCGCGAAGCCTATCTGGCTCAGACGCGTGTGGTGGTACGGTTTACTGAAGATGGTTTTGAAGTCGAAGACCAAGGTGACGGCATTGCGCCGGAAGTGGCGGAACGTCTTTTTGAACGGGGCGTCACTGAAGGTATGGGCCAGGGATTGGGTATGTTCACTCTGCGCCGGATACTGGATAAATTCGGCATGCATCTTCACGGTGAATCAACGTTCGGTCAGGGAACGGTATTCAAAGTAACCCTGACCCCGGCAGTTGTTACAGATATTTCGCCGGTGGCCCAACAGCATCATGCGCGTTTGCAGGAAATTCATTCGGATGTCTTAAAAACCATGTTTGTCGGGGAAACCGCAGCTGAGACCGGGGAAGCCATGGATAAGGTGCTGGCAGCTGAAAAGGCGGCAATGCTACTTGTAGAAAAAGTCGAACCGCAAGTTGCTGTGCAGCAACGGTTGGATGACCTATCAGTTGATTTCGAAGAACTTCAGTTTCAACATCAGAAGGCGGATGAAATCATTACGGCCATGCAGCAGGCATTACGCAGGCACGATATGCAGATTGGGATAGAGCGGGGTGAAGTGCAAAATGTATTAGCTGATAATATTTTTTGGCAGTTTCGCACACAGGATTTAACTATCACGGCTTTTAAAGTTAAATATGTTTCACACGAGGAGCATATTCTCTCCATTCGTGACCGGAAATCAGGCGAAGTGATAGGCCATGCCAATATCCAGCGCTACAATGAGAAGTCCGAATCGTGTTCACTTAAATTTACCGTCTATCCGGCACATCGCCAACCCGAAAGAACGCAAAATGTTTCAGATCTGCTGCTCAAGATAATTAAGGAATCAGGGTTGCTTTATAAACAATCTACTGTCCGGGAAGTGAGTTTTATTAAATCTCAGGATCCGGGAATGGCAGAGGAATGGGATCGTACCCAGGCTTTTTTGAAGAAAAATGGGTATAATATATTGAATCAAAATGCCGCCCAATTCAGGTTTATTGAAAAAAAGATTGGGAAACGTTTTGATTTGATGACGAATATCCTGGCGTTTACCGGGTGGACCGCGCTGACGTTGGGGTATGCCGCGTTATTACTGCAAGGCAATGGCGGTTGGTTTGCCCAGGGATGGCTGGCGATATTCAGCACAGGTGTCCTGCTCTTTGGGACGCGCAGCATCAGTGGTTTATTAGGTGCTGAAGTGATCAACCTGAGCCGTCGTTTTATTCGACCTGGACGGTTGGTGGTGAATCAGCTGCTGCAAGAACAAATCAGTCTCCAATTTGATCGGCAGGTTGATTTTGAGATGCTGGATCAGATTGACAGGCGTTTTGCGCAAACCACCTCGGACACGGTTTATTTTGCCAAGTGGCTGGTTCAGGATATCAACTGGCGAAGCGCGCCCACACGGATGCAACAGATTGGATTGGCCGCGTTGCAGGGTGTGAACCGTTTGCTGCGCATGCTGCTGTTGCCGCATGTATTGGCTCAGGAGCAGATGCGGGTTGCGGGCAAAAGTGATCGTGCGATTTATCTTAATCCTTTTATGCCCCTGTATTACTATTTTGCCCAGATCCTCGAATCTTTCCGCGTGATGGCTTTCAAACTCCGCATCCGATTTAGTGCTGATTACCGTAAAGTTATTCCAGAACAAAAAAACATCCCGGAGGGGATAAGTACAAGTACGAAGATAAAAACGCTTCCGGAAGAATTTAGAGAAGAAAATATTTTACACACAAAATCCGGTATTCGTATGAATGAAGGTCTGTTGATCCGGCCCTCGCGTTTGCTCCAACGCTGGCGTTTACCGCGGTTGATGTGGATGCTGATACTCTCTTTCGGATTTTCTGTGCTGGATCGTATCGCGCTGGTAATGAAATTAAGAGTCGCTGTGAATCAAATAAATCATGAAAATGCAGGACGTTTTTTTAATACAATGAAACGGCGCTATTTCCCTCACAATGATATTGAGTCGCAAGCTTTTCGACCTGACATGATTGTTGAAGAGACCTTTTTGGGTCAAGCCGGTTTGATGGACGTTGTCGCCGGAAAGTACCGGGAATTACCGGATGGCCGTGTTGCATTGGCTGTATACCAACCATTGCTGGCGGCACTCACATCTGATAACAAGCAATCCAGACTGATGCAATGGCGGCAGAAAATGGCTTTTGAATTGCTCCGGCACATGCTGCGTTACCGCAGCGCACAGTATTATCGCACCACACTGGCTCAGCGCATGGCAAACCAGGTGCGTGTCGGATTTTGGCAATGGGGAGAACGCCAACCGGCCCGCCTCGGCAGATGGCTGCACCGCGGACTACAGATGCTCACTCCAACAGGATATTTGAACCGGGTGCAGGCTGAATTGGCTCGGCAGCATGCCGACCTGGACCGCAGTGCACAATTGGCGGAGATGCTGCAAGATCAGACCACGGCAATTGCCCGCGCCTATCATACGATGTCACGTAATCCCAACCACCGGACGCGGTTGCATTTTACCAAGACAGTCATTCAATGGATCAGCCGGGTCAACAATGTCCGGCAGAGAAGTGTTGAGTTGCAATACTTCTCACAATTGGTCAGGAATATGCGTGCCATCAAGAGTGCCCCCGTTGCCGAATGGACCGGATTGCGCAGAAAACTGACAGCACCCAATAAACCGGTGCTTTATGTTCCGGTGGAGGTGCTGAGTTACAGGCACACGGCCGGGACGCTGCTTGATCTGCTCAGGCCCATGCCCTATAAAATTAGAGAAGTGTTTAAAAAACCATTTGCGCCCAAGCGGATCCGCACATCACCGGCCGGCGCCGCCTAGTCAATAGTAGGTATCACTTGCACTAAACATGAAAACAGACAGAATAGGCTTGCCAGCATAATTCGAACCCCTTATAATATTTGATGAATGATGGGGAGGATTGTACATGGCGGCAATGGGGAGAAAATTTAAAATTTTGATTGTTGAAGATGAGCCCGATATTATGGAGTTGATTGACGTGACCCTTGATTCTGATGATTATGAATTGATGAAAGCGACGGACGGAGAGCAAGGGTTGAATATGGGCATGACCGCGTCCCCTGATCTGATTGTACTGGACATCATGCTTCCGAAAATGGATGGGTATGAAATATGTCGCCGTTTAAAGGGCGATCGCAGAACAGCTGGAATTCCGGTGGTGATGCTTACCGCCTTTGGCCAGAAGCGGGAGATTGAAGAAGGCTATAAAGTCAAGGCGGATGATTATATTGTCAAACCATTTGAACCTGTAAAACTTCGGCAGCGGATTAAAAAATTTCTTGTTGCCCAACCATCTGCTTGATTCCACTGAGTCGTCCTATGCGTATTATTGCCGGTCAATATAAAGGGAAAATATTGCAATCCCCATCCGGTTTGGACAGTCGTCCGACATTGACCAGGATTCGTGAGTCCCTCTTTAATATTTTAATGCCGCGTTTCCCCGGGGGGGATTTTCTTGATATGTATGCCGGTACCGGCAGCATCGGTTTGGAAGCTGTCAGCCGGGGCGCTGCAAGCGTTGTTTTGGTTGAACAAGACCACGTGATTGTGAAAACTCTGGAAAAAAATGCCGGTGCACTTCAGGAATCCCGAACAGTTATTCATGTGCGGCGCAATGATGCGTGGCTGGAAGCCGGCCGGTTGATTGCGCATCATCGGGAATTTGATATTGTGTTTATGGATCCGCCGTATCAGCAGTCTGAAATTGCCCGCTGGGAAACAGGCATACAGCTTGGCCGGTTGCTCAAACCGGACGGTCGGCTGATTCTTCAGCATAGCAGGCATTTGCCGGTTCCGGAACCATGGGCCGGATGTAAACGCCTGCAAACGCGTTTTTACGGGAAAACCGCGTTAAGTTTTTTTGCGGTGTCAACACCGATTGAAACAAGAGGGGATTAAGATGAAGTGTTTAACGATGTTGGTAATGACACTGTTTCTTTTGACAGGGGCCGGCATGCCGCCCGGATCGGCAGGGGCGTTGGAAAAAAAAATGACTGCGGTTGAAAAGCTCGCCAAGAAAATGAGCAAGAGTGTGGAATATAAACGGATGCTCCTTTTAGAAAAATTATCCGCCATGAATACCGAGGAATCACGCGGACTGATTATACAGACCATGCTGGAAGATAGATCCAAACCTGTACGGCGTACGGCACAGCGGCTCTTGTTCGGGTTGGATGATCCGCGTATTGCCGGGCAGATACATGCGGGACTGCGTGCTGAAAAACGCAAGATACGGTTGGCGGCGGTTGATGTGGCCGGGATTGTGCGCGATCCTGAAATGGCCAATAAGTTGATTGCGGCGGCAGCGGCCTATCCGAAGGACACGGAATTAATTTTGTTGGTTATGGAGTCGTTGCGTGAATTGGTTTACCGCATGGAACCTCCCAAGGATTTTGAAGTACAAGTGCATCCTTTTCTGGATCACCGTCATCGGAAAATTCGGCAGACCGCCGTATTGGTTCTTTCGGTCATGGGCCGGCCGGCCAGCTTGCAGCCTCTCATGGCAGTATGGCCGAAGGCCGGGAAAAAAACCAAAGTTCATTTAATTGATGCGTTTTCCAATATGGGGCGCATTGCTCCGGTCCCGCTGCTACTCGGCGTTTTACAGGAAAAGGATAAACGCCTGATGATGCATGCGCTTTATGCACTCGCGCAGATTCAGTCTTTTTCAACTGTCCCGGATATTCATCGGCTTTTACAGACACACCAGGACCCGCGGGTTCGCATGGCTTGTTTATATGCATTGGTGGAAATACCGGATCCGAAAAGTATTCCGGTTATACTCGATGTGATGGAGAGTCAGGATCCGACTGTATTGCACTGGGGAACGTATGCGCTGGCCCAACTCGGCGCAACGTCTGCCGGGCCAAAACTGCTGGAAAAATTGGACCATCCATCCAATCTGGTCCGCGCGACGGCTGTCATGGCACTGGGAGAATTAGGTGTTTTGCAGGCTAAAGAACCGCTTCGCAGCCTGATTACCAATCAAGATGAGGCGTCTGAAGTCAAGGTTGCTGCGGCGCGTGCACTGATTAAATTGGGAGATTCTCAGGGTGCGGATGTTTTATGGCAGGAGCTCCAAAGTCTTGAAGTACCGTTGGATTCCCGTCTGGCGTATGCAGTGGCTATTGGTGCCATCGCTAAGCCGGAGATGAAGGCGGCGGTTTTCAAAGACCTGACATCATCCCAGTTTACGCGGGCATTTACGGCTGCACTGATTTTGGGTGTGATGGGAGATCCGAGTGGTCGGGTAAAACTTATCACAGCACTGGAACATGGTTATTCCGATATTCGACGCTTTGCGATTATCGGCTTGGAAGGTATTTTGGACGATAAAAGCATTCGCGCGCTGGCAGATACAGCCAATGATGACCGGGACCCTTTGGTGAGAATTTTATGCGCTGCCGGTTTGGTGAAGGCGGGATACAAAGATTTCCGGCAGGTTTTGTGGCATACGCTGGATACCCGGGATGAGGATATTCGCTCGGAAGTCATCGCAGGGTTGGGGCGATCTGCGGACGACGAGATTCTCTATCAATTGAAATGGTATCTTAAACGCGAACCTTCTATCCCGGTACGTCAAACCATTCAGCGGGTTATTCGGGAAAACCGGGATCGATAGGAAAAACAGCAGGATGGATGCATTTTAGGGTACCTATTTGCTATTGACACGGCCCTTCCAATAGTGTATATTTTCCCAAATCTGTTTTATTTTCAATCATTTTATTAAAACAATTCATTTGCAGGGAAATTCATGAATTGTCCTGCAAATGTACCGATGAAGGAGGAATTTTCATTATGCGTTTACGCCAATGGTTAACCGCCCTGACAGTTGTGCTGGTGATTGCCAGCATCTGGGCTGTTTATCCGCCTTTTGATGTTAAGGATACTGAGGGTGGTTTGGTAAAAAAAGGAAAGATTCATCTTGGTTTGGATCTGCAAGGCGGGATGTATCTCAAGATGGAAGTAGATACAAAAGAGCTGCCTGGGGATGTTGATATTAATGAGGCCCGAGACCGTGCTATCGAAGTTTTGCGTAACCGGGTGGATGCATTGGGTGTTACGGAACCACTGATTACACGTGAAGGTCAAGACTGGATTGTGGTACAGCTGCCCGGAATCAAAGATCCGGAACGCGCGGTTAAAATTATCGGCCAAACTGCATTACTGGAATTCAAACTGGTGGATGACACCCATAGTCTTACGGATATGATGGATGCGGATGGCAATACGGTGGCAGCTAAAGTTCCTGAGGGGGTCCAGATTATCTCTGGACGGGATGGCGAACTTTTTGTCATGGAATCCAAGCGCTTAATGACAGGCTCGAGTCTGACCGACGCGAAAGTCCAGATGGATGGATACGGCCGTCCGATTGTTTCATTCAAAATGGACAACGCGGGTGGAAAGAAATTTGCCGGGATTACCGGCAGCAATGTCAATCGTCGTCTGGGAATTATTCTTGACAACCGGGTCTATTCGGCGCCTGTGATTAAATCACGCATTGGCGGCGGGAGCGGCATCATTGAAGGTCAATTCCAACTCCAGGAAGCCAAGGATTTGGCACTGGTACTCCGCGCGGGTGCACTGCCTGCGCCGGTTACGATCATCAATAAATATGTTGTCGGCCCGACGCTTGGCCGCGACTCCATTGAAAAAGGGAAATTATCCTGGATCGTGGGCGTTATTATGGTTGTGCTGTTTATGATTATTTACTACCGGTCTTCCGGTATTATTGCCGATGTGGCATTGGTGCTCAACTTTCTTTTTCTATTGGCGCTTCTGGCCGCCATCCAGGCCACACTAACCATGCCGGGCATTGCCGCAATTATTTTAACCATGGGTATGTCCGTGGATGCGAATGTGCTTATTTTTGAGAGGATTCGTGAAGAACTAAAAGGCGGTAAGACCGTGCGTGCAGCCATTGACTCCGGTTACGCCAAGGCGCTTTGGACCATTATCGACGCCAATGTGACAACTTTGATTACAGCGTTTATTTTGTATCAGTTTGGTACCGGACCGATCAAGGGTTTTGGTGTAACCTTGCTTTGCGGTATTGGTATTTCGTTGTTTACCGCCTTGGTGGTAACCAAGCTTATGTTTGATTCACGTAAGCACTATAAAAAATTATCCATTTAGGATTTAATCGCTGAGGAGGATATAAAGCCGATGTTTCAAATTATTCGAGATACTCATATTGATTTTATGCGCGTACGTCGCAGTGCTTTTTTAATTTCCATTATGTTGTTGGGAATTGGTATTTTTGCATTTATTCAAATTTTAGGAAATCGTGCCAATATGGGTGTGGATTTTTCCGGCGGTACCAGCATGGAAATTGAATTTGAGAAAGCCATCGGGTCGGAGCGGCTGCGTGAGGCGTTGCGGCATCCGGATTTTCAGGATGTGAATCAGCAATTTATCCGTGAGGCGGGACGGTATAAATATATGTTGCGCGTTTTTGCTCCCAAGCTGCCAACCGAGCGGGTCAGTACACAGGTGCTGGAGGTTCTCAAGGAGAAAATCTTGGATAATCCTGTGACGCTGCTGGCTTCGGAAGATGTCGGGCCTTCTATTTCCGCTCATCTTCGTCAGCAGGCGATTTATGCAATTTTTTGGGCAGTGATTATGATTTTGCTCTATATTTGGTGGCGGTTTGATTTTCGGTTTGCCGTTGCGGCAACCTTTACAACGTTTCATGATGTTATTGGTATTCTGGGTATTTTTGTTCTGATGAAGTATGAGGTGAGCTGGATTTTAATTACCGCACTTTTAACGGTGGCAGGGTATTCGCTCAATGACACCATTGTTGTGTTTGATCGTATTCGGGAGAATATGCGTCATCGCCGCAAAGAGGATATGTTGACGATTATCAATTCCAGTATTAATGAAACTTTGTCACGGACCATTATTACTTCAGGGACCACTTTTTTGGTGGTGCTCTCACTTTTTATTCTTGGCGGTGAAGTGATACATGCATTTTCTTTGGCCCTGATGATGGGTATTGTTATCGGTACATTTTCCTCGATTTTTGTAGCTTCAAGCATCTTGGCGGAATGGCATACGCGAGATCCTTTGCCTCGGTAATGAATCGGAATAATAGATTGTTTTTGAAGCCATCTCTGGGGATTCAGGGATGGCTTTTTTTGTATAAGAGAAAAGTTCGTTTTTGATTCGGATGAAGAAATAAGGTATACTCAATAAAGATAATCAATGCGCAAAGTCTGTGTAGGATGTGATTTTTTATGAATCGACTTTGGATAGTCAGTATAATCGTGCTAATGGCCGTGTTGCCCGCCTGCATGCAGGGGAAAATACCGCAACGAAGTATTGATTATCAAAAACCGCAGGAAGTCGTGAAGTCTTATTATGATTACCGGCGTTTGGAAAAGGCCGGTGTAGAAACCATCAAAATTAAGACGCGCTATTTTGACCGAACTGTTTCGCTGGCTTATTATTTGTATACCATTGCCCGGGCTTTTGAAAGTTTTGGGAGGGAAACCGATGCCAAACGCCTATATCTCCGGCTTTTGATGAATTATCCGCTGCTTTACCAAGGCGGGCAGTTGGGTATTATGACGGAGAACCGGTTGATCTGGCTCTTGGGGGATAAGAGCTGGGTCGTGACTTCGGTGGATGAATTAATTCTGCGTTTGGAAAGAGCGGTGATCAAACAGGATGCCCCGGCGCTGCGAAAACTAATTTCACGCGACTTTGGGTTTGGGCGTGATTACAACGAGCGATTTGCCGTAAAATATAAAGACGGGCTGGAAGTGATTGTCTCGGAATTCGGGAATTTGGAGCATCCGCAGGTGGAAATTGTATCCAAAATTGAAGATGATACAATTGTCTTAAAAACCACTGGTTGGGAATCAGGGAACAAAAACTGGTTTTTTTCACTGCATAAAAATCATCGTCTTCAGGGATGGGAATGGGATCTGGCGTATTGGGAGATGACCGTTCAGGCGCAATGATTTTCAGCAAATCAGAAAATAGTTTTTCAGTGGCTATTCTGATGCGAATAAGTTACACTGAATTTAAATGATATCGTGTTTGGAAAAAACATAGTGATACCTGGACGTAGCATGAATGATCAACCAGCGGAGGGGAACGCTTGCTTTTTATAAAAGGATGTATATGGGCAGGACTTTTTTATGGTGGACATTTATTGATCAAGAAGAAAATCACCCTTCCTGTTATCAATGAAAAAATTATCCTGGGTTCTTTAGTCGGCATTTATACATTGCTTTATTTTTTTTACAATTTATTCCGTCACGACAGTTTTAATTCGTTCGCCGTGGATCTTTCCGTCTACCTGCAAGGACTTTCACATGCTGCGCTTTTTGCGCCCATACTTGGGAAAAGCCTTTTAGCAGATCATTTTTCTCCGATTTTATATATGCTTTTTCCAGTGTTTAAATTTCTTTCGTTTCCCGAATTGCTTTTTTTAATTCAAGCGATTTTAATTGCAGGTGCGGCAGTGCCGTTGTACCGGATTGCCAGGAAGTTTGAACTCGCCGTCTGGCCGGCATTGATGATGGTGTTTATTTATTTAAACTATATTTATACTCAAAATATAGTGTTCTCGGATTTTCATGTAGAAAATTTCATGCCGTTGCTTTTGTTTTTATTGGTCGATTTTTATCTGTCGGGATTTGGCCGGCCGTATTGGGTCATGTTGGCGCTTTGTTTGACAATCAAGGAGGATATGGGTTTTTATCTTTTTGCCATCGCTTTGGCAGGCGGGATATTGAAGCGCGGCCAGCGACTGCCGCTGTTGATAACCGCCGGTGTTACATTGCTGGTCGGGATTGTTTCGCTGATGGTTTTATTGCCGGCCCATCATGGCGTTTACCCCTATTTTTCTCATTGGTCCCAGTTTGGCAAGGGTCTTTTTGGCATTGTGGGGGGCGCCTTTAGCCAGCCGGTCGTATCGCTGGCAGTGTTTTTTAAGGCCCAGTTTTTTCAGATGATTTTTTCCATGGCACTGCTGCCGTTTTTTTCCGGGTGGGGATTAATAGTGTTGGTTCCGCTCTGGGTCCAATTGGCATCCTCGCATTTACCCCAGGCTAATTTGGAACTCTATTATGCAGCGCCGATTTTGCCATTCTTGTTTATTGCGATAATTGCCGGTTGGCGTAAAGTGTCGCAATTGTTTGCCAGCAGCCCGGATCGGAACCGGATTTTGATGGGATTGGGGCTTTTTCTTGTGGTGTTTAATTTTTCCTGGATAACACCGTTGCGTGTGACACCGGAACATAAAGCAATTCAGCAATTGTTGGATAAAATTCCTGCCAAAGGGAAGGTGCTGGCACAGGCAAACATCGCGCCGCATATACAGAAACAGAACCGGGTTAAAGTGCTGGGGGTCAATCCGTTTAACCAGGACCTGCCGCATTTTGTTATTTTTCATATGAAGGGTAATATATGGCCTTTTTCCCGAACCAATTATTTGCGCGCACTCGACCAAATGCGTATGGATACACGTTATCGCACCTGGAAAGAAGAATCAGGTATTTTGATTTTTCTTAAGAAACCTAAAGATACCCCCCCGGCAGATTCGAAATAATCTTTTTTGCGAAAATGGGATAAAAATGCCACGGGTTTATCGTGTTCGCGCTGGCACGATAAAGTAGCTGCGCTGCAGGAAATGCGCTAAGTGTCAGTTGTTTGTCGTCGAAATCTGTGGATGGACCTGCAACCTAAAAATAAAATAATTGTTTTCAAGGACTTTGTTTTGTGGTATTGGTGACAAGTAATTTAAATCCATTTAAGGGGGACGTAACATGAAAAAAGGGATGTGGGTAATGGCAGTGGTACTGACAGCTTTGCTGGCTATTAATGCGCAGGCAGTGGAGACCAAGGCCGTTGGAGCGGAGACCAAGGCCGCCGGAGCGGAGGCCAAGGCCGCCGGAGCGGAGGCCAAGGCCGCCGGAGCGGAGACCAAAGTTACCGGAGCAATGGAGGCATCCGTGCAATCCGGCATACAGGTGGTTGAAGGCGTGATTGCAACGGGTATTGAAGCGCGTCAACCAGTCGGTGAGAATACATCCTTTTCCAAGGATGTCGTGAAGGTTTATTGTTGGACAAAAATTTCAGGTGTTACTGATCCGGTCCAGGTTATTCACCGCTGGAAAAAAGGGGAGCAAGTGATGGCGGAAGTCTCTTTAGGAGTAGGTGGATCGCCATGGCGTATTTATAGCTCAAAAAATATTATGCCTGAATGGACAGGCACCTGGTCCGTCGATGTTGTTGTGGGCGAGAAAGTGATTAAAACCCTGGAATTTATGATCGCGGAATAAGGTGGATGGTTCCAAAAAAAAGGGGGGGCTCAAAAGCCCCTCTTTTTTTTGGTGGTAGGAATAAAAAAATGTCTACGGCTCAACAAGTTCATTAATGATGGCCAGCAATGTCCGGCGGTCATTTACAGAAAGGGCGGAGAACGACATTCCAAAATAGAGCATGTTTTCCGCTGTGTTTTTATCCTGCCAGACAATGGCGCCTTGGCCGGTGAGGGTGTGAAACGGTTCTGGAAGCGTGAGGGAGTAAACTAAGGATGTGGCGTTGTGCAGTTCAGGCGGGATCGGTACGCGTACTTTCATGCCTCCCAGGCTTAAATCATTGACGTATCCGGTTGCTTTGATGTCTTTGCCCAGGTCGTTATCCGTAAAAACACAGATAACCGGATAATTCATGTCCACTCTGGCGAATTTTCTTTCAAGACCCATCGGTTGGCTCCTTTTTTTATCATGTTGACGTGAACACAATGGGCAGCTTGCCCGGCGGACTTGCCCGGCGAATGCCGGGTGCCGGGTAAGCCTGTGGATTTTTATAATTCTGTTAATAGTATATAATGAGTGAATGAATAAAAAAATTGAATAATAAAAAATAACCCCAATACGTTGTTGGGAAGCACGTTTGCCAATTTAGTGAATCAGACTGAGTTTGCCTTTTTTAAGCAGTTTGTTGTTGTGCGAGATGGTAAAAATATAAATACCCGGCGAAAGGGAGGCGGCATTCCAGATTATTTCCGGTTGAAGACCGAAGAGCGTACCGGATAGGCGGGCAACCGTTTCACCGAGCATGTTATAGATATGAATTGTTGCTGTGCCGGATAAATTGGCTGCGAAGAGGAAATGGACCTGATTCTGTGCAGGAATGGGGAACACGATCACTTCATTGTTCTCCATTTGTTGCGAATAGACGATGGCAGGGTCTTGCGCCAATACAATGGACCTGGAAAGGGTCTGGTCGAGTGCCAGCGACATGACCGATGTGAGATAACCGGGCCGGTCGACCGTGATTTGAAAAGGATTGCGTGATTCGGTTTCAATGATTTGCGGATCTGATCCGGTTTGGGAATAAATCAGGGATGCCAAAGGAATGGCTGCCTGGCCATTTTCATCGGTGCTGCCGGTATAGACAATTGCAGATGAACTGTCTGTGATGTTGATAATTGCCTGAGAAAGCGGCAGTGCGGATTGGTCTGCAACCAGCAGGTTAAGCAGCCAGCCGGTAGGAATGTTCTTGAGGCCGCTGCCTGACCAGGCGACCGATGTGGCGGCGCTATCATACTGGGTGTCAATCAGACGGATGTCGTGCGCCGCATAAATCCAATAACCGATCTCGATACTTTGGTAAGCCATGACAGCGCCTTCCGTGCTACGACGAATGGTATTGGAGATGAAATCGGTATCATACGTATCCCCGCCATCGGAATCTAAAATTTTTAGAGAGATATGATTGCTTTCAAAGACGTTGTTGCGCAACAGCGCATTGATGTTTTGGGCGGCGCCATCAAGAACAAAAGCTTTTGCAGTATGCGTTACAGCATACGCGACCGCCTTAAAGGTGTTGTTCTCAATAAGTAGATTGGCGTTATTCATCTGGTTGTTCTGGTTGGTCCAACTAACCCGGCCGCCATAGGCACTTTGGCCCTGGCCGCTTGCGGTTGTGGCGATAAACGTATTATCGTAAATATGCAGGTTGCGGTGCGGGCCCATGGCATCGACATTATTGCGGATGCGCAATGCCCGGGCAGTGACGATATCAAGGGTTTCACGGTTGCCAAGTTCCTGGACCGCGACATGGTTGTTGTAGATGCGGCCGTTTTCTGTCGCAGCAGCAGTATAACCGTCGATGCAGATACCGCGACCATGTGTGGTAATAATCGTATTATCATGAATATCAAAATTTTGAATTCCCGCCAGACCGATTGCATAGGCATTGAGTGCGACGGCGGTATTGCGGATATCATTATTCCGAACGATATAGGTGTGATCCTCGGAGTTGCCGCCGTTGATGCCGGATTGCGGTCCATCGCGGAGTGTATTGTTTTCGATTAAAATATTGCAGTCGCCGGAAAGTGCAATCACACTGGGTCCGTGCATGCGGTTGGCGACCAGGTCAATTGTGTGATTGAGTGTGCAATTGCGTACGATGGCATCCAGAGTCGATGTGCCGGCCAAGCAAGCCAGCGCAGGTGCGCGGAGTGTGGTTGTGTCCGGGCCATTGGCATTGAGCGTGATGTTTTCCACCAACAGGCCGTGGATGCCGCCAAATTCCAAAGGTGAG includes:
- a CDS encoding T9SS type A sorting domain-containing protein — encoded protein: MKKTLLILLLVFMSLWAKNGISATPITIDAAWITSQGPPPYPLDQANTTYSLAMDISVENSAFLVLEENIILDLNNHTVTYNQCTPVVVDNGSFETGSGTSVPSWDLSSAPSAAIATNTTYLFGSQVLRFTNINTTETIISDPISLLRTDHTYVAVITPGNRADYRTQLTLKVVDHITNTILAYGVSNNVERGFSAVAEFRPQTTHPIRLEIEIDPQIATTLDLDDARVVSAYDSGIIAAQQWSGDIPAMSNFDPALTVIYNSARSGIENFTLQNGTVTQGNGTGYKSSPLEFGGIHGLLVENITLNANGPDTTTLRAPALACLAGTSTLDAIVRNCTLNHTIDLVANRMHGPSVIALSGDCNILIENNTLRDGPQSGINGGNSEDHTYIVRNNDIRNTAVALNAYAIGLAGIQNFDIHDNTIITTHGRGICIDGYTAAATENGRIYNNHVAVQELGNRETLDIVTARALRIRNNVDAMGPHRNLHIYDNTFIATTASGQGQSAYGGRVSWTNQNNQMNNANLLIENNTFKAVAYAVTHTAKAFVLDGAAQNINALLRNNVFESNHISLKILDSDGGDTYDTDFISNTIRRSTEGAVMAYQSIEIGYWIYAAHDIRLIDTQYDSAATSVAWSGSGLKNIPTGWLLNLLVADQSALPLSQAIINITDSSSAIVYTGSTDENGQAAIPLASLIYSQTGSDPQIIETESRNPFQITVDRPGYLTSVMSLALDQTLSRSIVLAQDPAIVYSQQMENNEVIVFPIPAQNQVHFLFAANLSGTATIHIYNMLGETVARLSGTLFGLQPEIIWNAASLSPGIYIFTISHNNKLLKKGKLSLIH